Below is a genomic region from Candidatus Paceibacterota bacterium.
ATGAAAAAAATACAAAAGAAAAAAAACTCTTCTCACCTCCCCACCATCCTCGTCATCCTCGGCCCCACAGCCTCGGGTAAAAGTGACTTAGCGGTGAAAATTGCCTTAAAAACCCCTCAAGGCGCGGAAATTATTTCTGCAGACTCACGTCAGGTCT
It encodes:
- a CDS encoding isopentenyl transferase family protein encodes the protein MKKIQKKKNSSHLPTILVILGPTASGKSDLAVKIALKTPQGAEIISADSRQV